From Triticum urartu cultivar G1812 chromosome 2, Tu2.1, whole genome shotgun sequence, a single genomic window includes:
- the LOC125534966 gene encoding uncharacterized protein LOC125534966, protein MVDKAAETSQLEVAAEGVVLWDEALVKTSPEDLQMRCKELRCYNDIPVMCLKKDVNCDLEKDGLLPKIEAEVSTPAHQDSVPLNFGRNLAVCLDSKAGEIGEVSEHRTGMERAACGSQGGGMLSFDHGFWKGAVGDKNQFPRMEGCHENGGLSDLGNHDTDKFPQGADALSLIDDNHELGRDCFLANIDEEVSFPVDEASVPSFYQKSHMDVFVEDSKSCIEKLTQDSLEGDMLSCERDARFRTEASGDENQHRMVVSKGQVSSICEDANSPSLNACGLFPEIEVLRQQADKEYKVFELPPEIYLARSSYNPPCLDGLCRSGKESSAVCLGHQDSSGVKSRRPDHLVQELNAYNSSIDKPCSANFVENANDEESQNKISESLNASKRRNPRRAASSRNRAPAEHDHQINKGSSSTCKSKKVESSCSLVESALIKFPSKTTKVRSGINRPVNSTAWGSLEKLADGFGQNCEPSTSNSHLISLENGGRSNKRSGKKEQPIVRKARSSRCPKNKFPAFSVTRYAPDELNGEPTFSVMDGAYGSAEGYIGNFPKLVPRAFLNVSDDAHRSVQHMSIQTDMQQLDRCLDSVAQETCPAYMCGEFAKSISEPSPNNGGVGFSPDSVLEVASVTCENNTSASHDVKLRGNPSYPAVLTESDLHASDLSIPDFGKNHASSSTDFEQQPKTVRGDENTRSEEINQSHAIIGYVGEGKVQGLEKSNAVRKTKMLEKQKGRKKDGIKGNNIRDGSSTKISSSEASQYRVFSDDPSSLVSSGPLKFSSCFEVVTSATHGISMHEHGWVQGTSVIGKEKTSALNNVKSPRCKKSGGLRGKKDMVRDPHVKQESKKKNIADAIFIDSGLSTLPYQLATNLATSHTNEQGYRSPAIEYTFQNPVAISTELPGNAAGSTGGASVSQPKRAAWACCDDCQKWRCIPSELADVIGENRWTCKDNDDKAFADCSIPQAKTNAEINAELELSDASADEADKDGSNSKASRAPSWTNLRSNTYLHRNRRNQSIDESMVCNCKPPQDGRMGCRDGCLNRMLNIECAKRTCPCEEQCSNQQFQRRNYAKIAWFHSGKKGYGLKLQEEVSEGRFLIEYVGEVLDITTYESRQRDYASKGKKHFYFMALDGGEVIDACTKGNLGRFINHSCSPNCRTEKWMVNGEVCIGIFAMRNIKKDEELTFDYNYVRVSGAAPQKCFCGTAKCRGYIGGDISGSGISTQHVAEAEYFEPMVTYKDAEEMLGNACSHGANPSVVELEHETSIQQEDSNNCIPVTPDSEPHQTSPILFENSELENSWEMWSPQDAEDPTRTPVHVPRTIDSTLQQLPVYDTQPLEFLPKAPNTMDGSKAPNVMNQSARSSDLGQNLVVPGFHAKKKNNLKDHRDVKSSSCSTDNENTLGVEARLNNLLDRDGGISRRKDSTNGYLRLLLFVTAAARDNAAAAAARDNAAAAASHDATAMEHENAATPAERDNAGGTSKSARDLSLILDALLKTKSRSVLLDIINTNGLQMLHNILKQNRDTFLRRPIIRKLLKVLEFLALKGILRAEKINEEAPREEMERFRDSMLKLTRHSDKQVQTIARHFCEKWIHPYMDGPVSTSKWCTDSYSNRRKRKSRWDYQPESHYKMVGSLVRKVYGELGLQAGLTRNRSQPVMGGSSTGTDDDVPPGFEPQQGRSVAPGFCLPNLNISYGIPIAHVQHLGTPEVEGGGNRGQKWKVAPGVPFIPFPQLQRGSPCPSTSTQMSCHDAMRQNNSSGYRGRGFDRGGRVQRNGRNGARTRYPYDHQGRRFPSNHHRSERWQPWPQEHDGGSGSRGRQ, encoded by the exons ATGGTGGACAAGGCAGCAGAAACGAGTCAGCTTGAGGTGGCAGCCGAGGGAGTTGTTTTGTGGGATGAAGCCTTGGTAAAGACAAGCCCAGAGGATCTGCAGATGCGTTGCAAGGAGTTGCGCTGCTATAATGACATCCCTGTCATGTGTTTGAAAAAAGATGTTAACTGTGACCTGGAAAAGGACGGTTTGTTGCCAAAAATTGAAGCTGAGGTCTCTACTCCTGCCCACCAAGATTCAGTTCCTTTGAATTTTGGGCGTAACCTTGCTGTTTGTTTGGATAGCAAGGCTGGTGAGATTGGTGAAGTATCTGAACACAGAACTGGCATGGAGAGAGCGGCTTGTGGCTCACAGGGAGGAGGTATGCTGTCATTTGACCATGGATTTTGGAAGGGGGCTGTTGGAGACAAGAATCAGTTTCCCAGGATGGAAGGATGCCATGAAAATGGGGGCTTGTCAGATTTGGGAAACCATGACACTGACAAGTTTCCACAAGGTGCTGATGCCCTGAGTTTGATCGATGATAATCATGAGCTGGGAAGGGATTGTTTTCTGGCAAATATTGATGAAGAGGTGTCCTTCCCCGTTGATGAAGCTTCGGTCCCTTCCTTCTACCAGAAGAGCCATATGGATGTTTTTGTAGAAGATAGCAAGTCATGCATAGAGAAATTAACTCAAGATTCACTGGAAGGAGATATGCTTTCATGTGAGCGCGATGCCAGATTTCGTACTGAGGCTTCTGGAGACGAGAATCAACATAGGATGGTGGTGTCGAAGGGTCAGGTTTCATCTATTTGTGAAGATGCAAATAGTCCGAGTTTAAATGCTTGTGGTCTTTTTCCTGAAATAGAAGTTCTACGCCAACAGGCTGACAAAGAATACAAGGTCTTTGAACTACCCCCAGAGATATACCTGGCTAGATCTTCCTATAACCCACCTTGCCTAGATGGACTTTGTCGTAGTGGCAAGGAATCATCTGCTGTGTGCCTGGGCCATCAAGATTCTTCTGGTGTCAAATCACGTCGTCCAGATCATTTGGTACAAGAGCTCAATGCATATAACTCTTCCATTGACAAACCTTGCTCTGCCAATTTTGTTGAAAATGCCAATGATGAAGAATCACAAAATAAAATTTCGGAGTCATTAAATGCCTCCAAGCGTAGGAATCCAAGAAGAGCCGCCTCATCAAGAAATCGCGCTCCTGCAGAACATGATCATCAAATAAACAAAGGAAGCAGTAGCACATGCAAATCTAAGAAGGTTGAGAGTTCGTGCTCATTAGTTGAAAGCGCCTTGATTAAGTTCCCAAGCAAAACTACCAAGGTAAGAAGTGGCATCAACAGACCAGTGAATTCGACTGCCTGGGGCAGTCTAGAAAAGCTAGCGGATGGTTTTGGTCAGAACTGTGAACCTTCTACCTCTAATTCTCATCTGATTTCCCTTGAAAACGGTGGGAGATCAAACAAAAGATCTGGGAAGAAAGAGCAGCCCATTGTTCGAAAGGCTCGAAGTTCAAGATGTCCAAAAAATAAGTTCCCTGCCTTTTCTGTTACCAGATATGCACCGGATGAATTGAATGGCGAACCTACCTTTTCAGTCATGGATGGTGCTTATGGCTCCGCAGAAGGTTACATAGGAAACTTCCCTAAGTTGGTTCCTCGTGCATTTCTCAATGTTTCTGATGATGCTCACAGATCTGTGCAACATATGTCTATCCAGACTGACATGCAGCAGTTAGACAGGTGCTTGGATAGTGTTGCTCAAGAAACATGCCCTGCGTACATGTGTGGAGAGTTTGCTAAATCAATTTCCGAACCTTCTCCTAATAATGGCGGTGTTGGATTTTCACCTGACTCTGTTTTGGAGGTAGCCTCTGTTACATGTGAAAACAACACCTCTGCAAGCCATGATGTTAAACTGCGTGGAAACCCATCTTATCCTGCTGTATTGACTGAAAGTGATCTTCATGCATCTGATTTATCTATTCCTGACTTTGGAAAAAATCATGCGTCATCATCAACAGATTTTGAGCAGCAGCCCAAAACTGTGAGGGGTGATGAGAACACAAGAAGTGAAGAGATTAATCAGTCTCATGCCATAATTGGTTATGTTGGTGAGGGAAAAGTGCAAGGCTTAGAGAAGTCCAATGCAGTGAGGAAAACTAAGATGTTGGAAAAGCAGAAAGGCCGAAAGAAAGATGGAATAAAGGGAAATAACATAAGGGATGGAAGTTCCACCAAAATTTCATCAAGTGAAGCTTCACAATACAGGGTCTTCTCTGATGATCCATCTTCACTTGTTTCATCAGGACCTTTAAAGTTCAGTTCTTGTTTTGAGGTCGTAACTTCTGCCACACATGGTATCAGTATGCATGAACATGGCTGGGTGCAGGGTACTTCTGTAATTGGCAAGGAGAAAACGAGTGCACTTAACAATGTAAAATCACCGAGGTGCAAGAAAAGTGGTGGTCTTAGAGGGAAGAAGGATATGGTGCGGGATCCGCATGTGAAGCAAGAAAGCAAGAAGAAAAATATAGCAGATGCCATTTTCATTGATTCTGGATTGTCTACTTTACCTTATCAGCTCGCTACTAATCTGGCAACATCTCATACGAATGAACAGG GTTATCGTAGTCCAGCTATTGAATATACATTTCAGAATCCAGTAGCTATATCTACCGAATTACCTGGAAATGCTGCTGGCTCAACAGGTGGGGCATCTGTATCGCAGCCTAAACGTGCTGCATGGgcatgttgtgatgattgccaaAAGTGGCGCTGCATACCATCTGAATTGGCAGATGTCATTGGAGAAAACAGATG GACTTGCAAGGACAATGATGACAAGGCGTTTGCTGATTGTTCTATACCACAAGCGAAGACAAACGCTGAGATCAATGCTGAGCTTGAACTTTCAGATGCTTCTGCTGATGAAGCTGACAAGGATGGATCAAACTCAAAAG CTTCTAGGGCACCGTCCTGGACAAATCTCAGATCGAACACATATCTACATCGTAACCGAAGGAATCAATCCATCGATGAG AGCATGGTATGCAACTGCAAGCCTCCTCAAGACGGCCGAATGGGTTGTAGAGATGGCTGTTTGAACAGAATGCTCAACATTGAATGTGCAAAACGTACATGTCCATGCGAGGAGCAATGTTCTAATCAGCAG TTTCAAAGGCGCAACTATGCAAAAATTGCATGGTTCCATTCTGGTAAGAAGGGCTATGGATTGAAGTTGCAAGAAGAAGTATCTGAAGGACGGTTCCTTATTGAATATGTTGGCGAG GTCCTTGATATAACGACTTATGAATCCCGCCAAAGAGATTATGCTTCTAAGGGCAAGAAGCATTTCTACTTTATGGCACTAGATGGTGGCGAG GTAATAGATGCCTGCACCAAGGGAAACTTGGGCCGTTTCATCAACCACAGCTGCAGTCCTAATTGTCGCACAGAGAAG TGGATGGTCAATGGAGAAGTTTGCATTGGAATTTTTGCTATGAGGAACATCAAAAAG GATGAAGAATTAACGTTTGATTACAACTATGTTCGTGTATCTGGTGCTGCTCCTCAAAAATGTTTTTGTGGCACTGCCAAATGCCGGGGTTACATTGGTGGAGACATATCAGGGTCTGGTATCAGCACCCAACATGTTGCAGAAGCAGAGTATTTTGAACCCATGGTCACTTACAAGGATGCCGAGGAAATGCTAGGAAATGCATGTTCTCATGGTGCAAATCCTAGTGTTGTTGAGCTTGAGCATGAGACCTCCATCCAACAAGAAGATTCAAATAACTGCATACCTGTAACCCCAGACTCTGAACCTCACCAAACTTCCCCTATCTTATTTGAAAATAGTGAGCTAGAAAATTCCTGGGAAATGTGGAGCCCCCAGGATGCCGAAGACCCCACCCGTACACCTGTCCATGTGCCCAGAACAATAGATAGTACTTTGCAGCAGTTACCAGTATATGACACTCAGCCATTAGAATTCTTGCCGAAGGCTCCTAACACAATGGATGGATCAAAGGCTCCAAATGTGATGAATCAATCAGcacgtagctccgatttggggcAAAACCTGGTGGTACCTGGTTTCCATGCTAAGAAGAAAAACAATCTAAAAGATCACAGAGATGTAAAATCATCATCATGTTCTACTGACAATGAAAATACTCTCGGAG TTGAAGCAAGACTGAACAACCTACTGGATCGAGATGGAGGTATTAGCAGACGAAAA GATTCAACAAATGGATATTTGAGGCTTCTTCTATTTGTGACCGCAGCAGCACGTGACAATGCCGCGGCCGCAGCAGCACGTGACAATGCCGCGGCCGCAGCATCACATGATGCGACCGCAATGGAACATGAAAATGCTGCGACCCCAGCGGAACGTGACAATGCTGGGGGCACATCTAAAAG TGCAAGGGATCTTTCGTTAATTCTTGATGCACTTCTAAAAACAAAATCACGCTCTGTCctgttggatatcatcaacacgAATG GATtgcaaatgcttcataatatatTGAAGCAGAATCGAGACACCTTTCTTCGAAGACCTATAATACGGAAGCTTCTGAAG GTATTGGAGTTTCTTGCTTTGAAGGGAATCCTGAGAGCTGAAAAAATAAATGAAGAAGCCCCACGTGAGGAAATGGAAAG ATTCAGGGACTCGATGTTGAAATTGACCCGGCATAGTGATAAACAG GTTCAAACTATTGCTCGGCACTTCTGTGAGAAGTGGATCCATCCTTATATGGATGGACCTGTTTCAACTTCAAAATGGTGTACAGATTCATATTCCAATAGAAGAAAGCGCAAGAGCCGTTGGGATTATCAACCAGAATCCCACTATAAAATGGTTGGATCACTAGTTCGGAAAGTCTATGGAGAATTGGGTCTTCAGGCTGGCTTGACCAGAAATAGGTCGCAGCCTGTGATGG